Proteins co-encoded in one Armatimonadota bacterium genomic window:
- a CDS encoding MerR family transcriptional regulator, with amino-acid sequence MIVDRHVPIYPIRTVAHLTGVNPRRIRAWEDQYNLLSPARTPGGHRLYSEEDVERIRWVKALVDRGISLKGIQRLVEQGGGPAAGRAVAPVGPVEAGAERRGSSR; translated from the coding sequence ATGATCGTCGACAGGCACGTCCCCATCTACCCGATCCGCACGGTGGCGCACCTGACGGGTGTCAACCCGCGCCGGATCCGCGCGTGGGAGGACCAGTACAACCTGCTCTCCCCGGCGCGCACCCCCGGGGGCCACCGGCTCTACAGCGAGGAGGACGTGGAGCGCATCCGCTGGGTCAAGGCTCTGGTGGATCGGGGCATTAGTCTGAAGGGGATCCAGCGGCTGGTCGAGCAGGGCGGGGGACCCGCGGCCGGTAGGGCGGTGGCGCCCGTCGGGCCCGTCGAGGCGGGCGCCGAACGTCGGGGGAGCAGCCGATGA
- the gspE gene encoding type II secretion system ATPase GspE codes for MTPPDRSSGEAALRTLKEAVGLPRDSSTLERAFLYADARQAARLGRWAEARDLLTRLLDLDPDEPWIYWDLAAAHKGLNARHEAAQAYLTAADKHLARGETDQVLLAYQQAAAVAPNDPQIQAKLGEPAAAAPTAEPLPAGGAPGDGAAAPPSSETGVPAAPTVPETSRHGAARGERAPRRGRQRETLGQALVHLGVITRDQLAEALEIQARTGERLAQILRDMGVATDADIARGLAHQWGYPYVVLGDRPLEAAVVKLIPHALAARHKCIAVERRGNRLVVALADPLNVIAIDDIRLITGMEVDPAVATEEDIAQALARSYQITDTLIERALRESVPDYQVETGEDDPSVEQLRSLVEEAPVVKLVNLVIDEAVKQGASDIHIEPHREGIWVRFRVDGVLRDVMNPPKNLKAALVSRVKIMADMDISERRRPQDGRIHLVTDGRSIDLRVSTLPTMFGEKVVMRILDQSQAMIGLSRLGFHSDTLRQWESAISKPHGMILVTGPTGSGKTTTLYATLSKLNTPDKNIVTVEDPVEYQLSRINQVQVNPKAGLTFANGLRSILRQDPDIVMVGEIRDRETAEIGVQAALTGHLVLSTLHTNDAAGAITRLIDMGVEPFLISSSVIAVLAQRLARAICPRCKVGYAPPPDALGRLGAERIDTEVVFYRGQGCDYCRGTGYRGRIGIFELLTVTDSIRELVVRRAPSTEIKAQAIREGMRTLRDDGLEKVLAGVSTIDEILRVVYVQD; via the coding sequence ATGACCCCTCCCGATCGGTCGAGCGGCGAAGCCGCCCTGCGCACGCTGAAGGAAGCGGTGGGGTTGCCCCGCGACAGCTCGACCCTTGAGCGGGCCTTCCTCTACGCCGACGCGCGTCAGGCCGCGCGGCTGGGGCGCTGGGCGGAGGCCCGCGACCTGCTGACGCGGCTGCTCGACCTGGATCCCGACGAGCCCTGGATCTACTGGGACCTGGCGGCGGCCCACAAGGGGCTCAACGCACGCCACGAGGCGGCGCAGGCGTACCTGACGGCGGCCGACAAGCACCTCGCCCGGGGCGAGACCGACCAGGTGCTGCTGGCCTACCAGCAGGCTGCTGCCGTGGCGCCCAACGACCCGCAGATCCAGGCGAAGCTCGGCGAGCCAGCAGCCGCAGCGCCCACCGCGGAGCCCCTGCCCGCGGGGGGCGCGCCTGGCGATGGTGCGGCCGCGCCACCTTCGTCCGAGACCGGGGTACCCGCTGCGCCCACCGTGCCCGAGACGTCCCGGCACGGCGCGGCGCGCGGTGAGCGCGCGCCGCGCCGTGGCCGCCAGCGGGAGACCCTGGGGCAGGCGCTGGTCCACCTCGGCGTCATCACACGCGACCAGCTGGCCGAGGCGCTGGAGATCCAGGCGCGGACCGGCGAGCGGTTGGCCCAGATCCTGCGCGACATGGGTGTGGCCACCGACGCCGACATCGCCCGCGGCCTGGCCCACCAGTGGGGCTACCCCTACGTCGTGCTGGGCGACAGGCCCCTGGAGGCCGCGGTGGTGAAGTTGATCCCGCACGCCCTGGCGGCCCGCCACAAGTGCATCGCGGTGGAGCGGCGCGGCAACCGGCTGGTGGTCGCCCTGGCCGACCCGCTGAACGTCATCGCCATCGACGACATCCGCCTCATCACCGGGATGGAGGTCGACCCGGCCGTCGCCACCGAGGAGGACATCGCGCAGGCCCTGGCCCGCAGCTACCAGATCACCGACACGCTGATCGAACGGGCCCTGCGCGAGTCGGTGCCCGACTACCAGGTGGAGACCGGCGAGGACGACCCGTCGGTGGAGCAGCTCCGCAGCCTGGTCGAGGAGGCGCCGGTCGTCAAGCTGGTGAACCTCGTCATCGACGAGGCGGTCAAGCAAGGCGCCAGCGACATCCACATCGAGCCCCACCGCGAGGGCATCTGGGTGCGGTTCCGCGTCGACGGGGTCCTGCGCGACGTCATGAACCCGCCCAAGAACCTCAAGGCGGCGCTGGTCTCGCGTGTGAAGATCATGGCCGACATGGACATCTCCGAACGCCGGCGCCCCCAGGACGGCCGCATCCACCTGGTCACCGACGGGCGCAGCATCGACCTGCGGGTCTCGACGCTGCCCACGATGTTCGGCGAGAAGGTCGTGATGCGCATCCTCGATCAGTCGCAGGCCATGATCGGGCTGAGCCGGCTGGGCTTCCACAGCGACACCCTGCGGCAGTGGGAGAGCGCCATCAGCAAGCCCCACGGCATGATCCTGGTCACCGGGCCGACCGGGAGCGGGAAGACCACCACGCTCTACGCCACCCTGAGCAAGCTCAACACGCCCGACAAGAACATCGTGACCGTGGAAGATCCCGTCGAGTACCAGCTGTCCCGCATCAACCAGGTGCAGGTGAACCCCAAGGCCGGGTTGACCTTCGCCAACGGCCTGCGCAGCATTCTCCGGCAGGACCCCGACATCGTCATGGTCGGCGAGATCCGCGACCGCGAGACCGCCGAGATCGGAGTCCAGGCCGCCCTCACCGGGCACCTGGTGCTCTCGACCCTGCACACCAACGACGCCGCGGGGGCGATCACCCGGCTGATCGACATGGGGGTGGAACCCTTCCTGATCAGCTCGTCGGTGATCGCGGTGCTGGCCCAGCGGCTGGCGCGCGCCATCTGCCCCCGCTGCAAAGTGGGCTACGCCCCCCCGCCCGACGCCCTGGGGCGCCTGGGCGCCGAGCGGATCGACACCGAGGTCGTTTTCTACCGTGGCCAGGGGTGCGACTACTGTCGGGGCACCGGCTACCGGGGCCGGATCGGCATCTTCGAGCTGCTGACGGTCACCGATTCCATCCGTGAGCTCGTCGTCAGGCGCGCACCCTCCACCGAGATCAAGGCCCAGGCGATCCGCGAGGGCATGCGCACCCTGCGCGACGACGGTCTGGAGAAGGTGCTGGCCGGCGTCTCCACCATCGACGAGATCCTGCGGGTCGTCTACGTCCAGGACTGA
- a CDS encoding DnaB-like helicase C-terminal domain-containing protein, with amino-acid sequence MDLYESEVRLLSAFLRDRHVIALAVTEGFHPDLLTSPLARRVAKALLELHAVPSAVVDESGLRARLVDRGLLTAEMERYVATVLQAAPATAGEVVAQIEVLKARESRHLLVQVHELLGAHLFRPDGQQADIMQVTAEAIHRLLEIQRRRVRRQVQPIAEAFAPLLHETGPRPEHNGQLGYSVSPFDRLNALLSGLRRGFYYGLAGAPRRGKTNLALELACHVAANHKIPVLYYSWEQTRRVLAARLIAKEVGINPASILAGADALGPVGPRVQLAKAAVARYAPYLHLVEAGRKDTLDRIRAHAHNLMQEFQTNEVVLFFDYLQKIPLTEHLEDWKARTDRISTELAELSLELNCPVFAISPLDKDGCKLDERPAEDTDVFNPFNRPTMHHAMGSGDLEYDLDVAMVLAKDWKATADLHQLIEARAKAEGFDPGLMPRVDIVNLFVDKNRDAPEAESNTVQFAFFVTLNKFIELDYKLEDEYRPDYHGFAKLQEIYTYLRDLGYGPPREPAAAQRTGGSGGRPR; translated from the coding sequence GTGGACCTCTATGAGTCCGAGGTGCGCCTGCTGAGCGCTTTCTTGCGCGACCGGCACGTGATCGCCCTGGCGGTCACCGAGGGGTTCCACCCCGACCTGCTGACCTCGCCGCTGGCGCGGCGCGTAGCGAAGGCATTGCTGGAGCTGCACGCGGTGCCCTCGGCGGTGGTGGACGAGTCCGGGCTGCGGGCCCGCCTGGTCGACCGCGGGCTGCTGACCGCCGAGATGGAGCGCTACGTGGCCACGGTGCTCCAGGCGGCGCCCGCCACGGCCGGCGAGGTTGTGGCGCAGATCGAGGTGCTCAAGGCCCGTGAGAGCCGCCACCTGCTGGTGCAGGTCCACGAGCTGCTGGGCGCCCACCTCTTTCGTCCTGACGGCCAGCAGGCCGACATCATGCAGGTGACCGCCGAGGCGATCCACCGGCTGCTGGAGATCCAGCGCCGCCGCGTCCGGCGGCAGGTGCAGCCGATCGCCGAGGCGTTTGCGCCGCTGTTGCACGAGACCGGGCCCCGCCCGGAGCACAACGGGCAGCTGGGCTACTCGGTGAGCCCGTTCGACCGGTTGAACGCCCTGCTCTCGGGGCTGCGGCGTGGCTTCTACTACGGGCTGGCCGGCGCGCCCCGACGGGGCAAGACCAACCTGGCCCTGGAGCTCGCCTGCCACGTGGCGGCCAACCACAAGATCCCGGTCCTCTACTACTCGTGGGAGCAGACGCGGCGCGTGCTGGCCGCGCGGCTCATCGCCAAGGAGGTCGGCATCAACCCTGCCTCGATCCTGGCGGGCGCCGACGCCCTGGGGCCGGTGGGCCCGCGGGTGCAGCTGGCCAAAGCCGCCGTGGCGCGGTACGCGCCCTACCTGCACCTGGTCGAGGCGGGGCGGAAGGACACCCTCGACCGCATCCGCGCTCACGCCCACAACCTGATGCAGGAGTTCCAGACCAACGAGGTGGTGCTGTTCTTCGACTACCTGCAGAAGATCCCCCTCACCGAGCACCTGGAGGACTGGAAGGCCCGCACCGACCGCATCTCCACCGAGCTGGCCGAGCTCAGCCTGGAGCTGAACTGCCCGGTGTTCGCCATCTCGCCGCTGGACAAGGACGGGTGCAAGTTAGACGAACGCCCCGCCGAGGACACCGACGTCTTCAACCCGTTCAACCGGCCGACGATGCACCATGCCATGGGCAGCGGCGACCTGGAGTACGACCTCGACGTGGCCATGGTGCTGGCCAAGGACTGGAAGGCCACGGCCGACCTGCACCAGCTCATCGAGGCCCGGGCCAAAGCCGAGGGGTTCGACCCGGGGTTGATGCCGCGGGTCGACATCGTGAACCTGTTCGTCGACAAGAACCGCGACGCCCCCGAGGCCGAGTCGAACACGGTGCAGTTCGCGTTCTTCGTGACGCTCAACAAGTTCATCGAGCTGGACTACAAGCTCGAGGACGAGTACCGTCCCGACTACCACGGGTTCGCGAAGCTGCAGGAGATCTACACGTACCTGCGCGACCTGGGCTACGGCCCGCCCCGCGAACCCGCCGCCGCGCAGCGCACGGGCGGCAGTGGAGGGAGGCCCCGATGA
- a CDS encoding roadblock/LC7 domain-containing protein: MSQLKDVLADLAKVDGVLAALVVSRDGFVVEGVTSEESVDLEAVGAIVASNIAAADSMGREMVRGTIRNLLLEFDEGPVAIGPAGPDAMLVVVGGKQANLGRIRLEMRRNSQLAAALV, encoded by the coding sequence ATGTCGCAGCTCAAGGACGTGCTGGCCGACCTGGCCAAGGTCGACGGGGTGCTGGCGGCGCTCGTGGTCAGCCGGGACGGGTTCGTGGTCGAAGGCGTGACCAGCGAGGAGAGCGTGGACCTGGAGGCTGTGGGTGCCATCGTGGCCAGCAACATCGCCGCCGCCGACTCCATGGGCCGTGAGATGGTCCGCGGCACCATCCGGAACCTGCTCCTGGAGTTCGACGAGGGCCCCGTGGCCATCGGGCCGGCTGGCCCCGACGCGATGCTGGTCGTCGTGGGCGGCAAGCAGGCGAACCTGGGACGCATCCGGCTCGAGATGCGGCGCAACAGCCAGCTGGCCGCCGCGCTGGTCTAG
- a CDS encoding type IV pilus twitching motility protein PilT: MHIDDLLREVVAAQASDLHLTSGIKPTMRVWGRLVPMEQYEVLTPEDTFQLGYSMLNTFQKQKFEKFWELDLSYGVPGLGRFRVNIYRQRGAVGIAIRVIPMVIPTIEALNLPPILKELCRKPRGLVLVTGPTGHGKSTTLASMINFINNERSAHIVTVEDPIEYLHQHKKSIVNQRELGFDTQSFPNALRAVLREDPNVVLIGEMRDLETISAALTIAETGHLVFATLHTANAAQSIDRIIDVFPPYQQQQIRIQLSMVLEAVISQQLLPNLRYRGRADGDGEGRPTLRSRLGSAVAQTWPSLEEIGRVPAVEVMIATPAIRNLIREAKTHQIETAIQTGSQYGMQTMDQSLRDLYLNKMISLEDALARAIHPEELRKMIREAGGEVEPIARPTRR; this comes from the coding sequence ATGCACATCGACGATCTGCTGCGCGAGGTCGTGGCGGCCCAGGCCTCCGACCTGCACCTCACCTCGGGCATCAAGCCCACGATGCGGGTCTGGGGGCGCCTGGTGCCCATGGAGCAGTACGAGGTCCTCACGCCCGAGGACACGTTCCAGCTCGGCTACAGCATGCTCAACACCTTCCAGAAGCAGAAGTTCGAGAAGTTCTGGGAGCTGGACCTGTCCTACGGCGTGCCGGGACTGGGCCGGTTCCGCGTGAACATCTACCGGCAGCGGGGAGCCGTGGGCATCGCCATCCGGGTCATCCCCATGGTCATCCCCACCATCGAGGCCCTGAACCTGCCGCCGATCCTCAAGGAGCTGTGCCGCAAGCCCCGCGGGCTCGTGCTGGTGACCGGGCCCACTGGGCACGGGAAGTCCACGACCCTGGCCTCCATGATCAACTTCATCAACAACGAGCGCTCGGCGCACATCGTCACCGTCGAGGACCCCATCGAGTACCTCCACCAGCACAAGAAGAGCATCGTCAACCAGCGCGAGCTGGGCTTCGACACCCAGTCGTTCCCCAATGCCCTGCGGGCGGTCCTGCGGGAAGACCCCAACGTGGTGTTGATCGGCGAGATGCGCGACCTGGAGACCATCAGCGCCGCCCTCACCATCGCCGAGACCGGGCACCTGGTGTTCGCCACCCTGCACACCGCCAACGCGGCGCAGTCCATCGACCGCATCATCGACGTCTTCCCGCCCTACCAGCAGCAGCAGATCCGCATCCAGCTCTCGATGGTCCTCGAGGCCGTCATCAGCCAGCAGCTGCTGCCCAACCTGCGCTACCGTGGCCGCGCCGACGGCGACGGCGAGGGGCGGCCGACGCTGCGCTCCCGACTGGGCAGCGCCGTCGCCCAGACCTGGCCCAGCCTCGAGGAGATCGGGCGCGTGCCCGCCGTCGAGGTCATGATCGCCACGCCGGCGATCCGCAACCTCATCCGGGAGGCCAAGACCCACCAGATCGAGACGGCGATCCAGACCGGCTCGCAGTACGGCATGCAGACCATGGACCAGTCGCTGCGCGACCTGTACCTGAACAAGATGATCTCGCTCGAGGACGCGCTGGCCCGGGCGATCCACCCCGAGGAGCTGCGCAAGATGATTCGCGAGGCCGGCGGCGAGGTCGAGCCCATCGCCCGGCCCACGCGGAGGTAG
- the gspE gene encoding type II secretion system ATPase GspE, translating to MKPSRSITARRRVKLGELLVEAGLLTPAQLEQALQIQQRTGERLGRVLVAQGMATPEAIARAMASQLGLEYVNLKATAIPEDVLTLLPEELIRLYQVVPVRLQGDTLVLGMVDPLDVLALDDIRRRVNREVIPAVVTQEGFDYAVNQYPALGTSIDQVIQEIRPADVGEEEPGVDRLREIVDDAPIVRLVNLMLVQAVRQGASDIHVEPQENHLRIRYRIDGTLYNVMTAPKHVQAATVSRIKIMAAMNIAERRVPQDGRIELRVDNREIDLRVSTIPTVFGEKVVMRILDKRAALVSIDKLGLLPEDLPRFENLIAKPYGIILVTGPTGSGKTTTLYAALNRLNRPEVNIITIEDPVEYQLSGISQVQINPKAGLTFATGLRAFLRQDPDIIMVGEIRDEETARIAIHAALTGHLVLSTLHTNDAPGAVVRLVDMGIEPFLAASSVIGVVAQRLVRVLCPHCREPRTPPPEVVARYGLAAPGAPPPVIYTARGCELCNHLGYRGRVGLFEIMVMDDALRALVVKQAPADVLKRQAVANGMRTLQQDGVAKVLAGATSLEEMLRVVFVE from the coding sequence ATGAAACCCTCTAGGAGCATCACCGCGCGCCGCCGCGTCAAGCTCGGCGAGCTGCTGGTCGAAGCCGGCTTGCTCACCCCGGCGCAGCTGGAGCAGGCACTGCAGATCCAGCAGCGCACCGGCGAGCGCCTGGGGCGGGTGCTGGTCGCCCAGGGGATGGCCACCCCGGAAGCCATCGCCCGGGCCATGGCGAGCCAGCTCGGGCTCGAGTACGTGAACCTCAAGGCCACCGCGATTCCCGAGGACGTGCTCACGCTGCTGCCGGAGGAGCTCATTCGGCTCTACCAGGTGGTGCCCGTGCGCCTGCAGGGCGACACGCTGGTTCTGGGTATGGTCGATCCCCTGGACGTCCTGGCCCTCGACGACATCCGGCGGCGGGTGAACCGCGAGGTCATCCCGGCGGTCGTCACCCAGGAGGGCTTCGACTACGCCGTCAACCAGTACCCGGCGCTGGGCACCTCGATCGACCAGGTGATCCAGGAGATCCGTCCGGCCGACGTGGGCGAGGAGGAGCCCGGGGTCGACCGGCTGCGGGAGATCGTCGACGACGCGCCCATCGTGCGCCTGGTGAACCTGATGCTCGTACAGGCGGTACGGCAGGGTGCCAGCGACATCCACGTCGAGCCCCAGGAGAACCACCTGCGCATCCGCTACCGCATCGATGGCACGCTCTACAACGTCATGACCGCACCCAAGCACGTGCAGGCGGCCACGGTGAGCCGGATCAAGATCATGGCGGCGATGAACATCGCCGAGCGCCGGGTCCCCCAGGACGGGCGCATCGAGCTGCGCGTCGACAACCGCGAGATCGACCTGCGCGTCTCGACGATCCCCACGGTGTTCGGCGAGAAGGTGGTCATGCGCATCCTCGACAAGCGGGCGGCCCTGGTGAGCATCGACAAGCTCGGGCTGCTGCCCGAGGACCTGCCGCGCTTCGAGAACCTGATCGCCAAGCCCTACGGCATCATCCTCGTCACGGGGCCGACCGGCAGCGGCAAGACCACGACCCTCTACGCGGCGCTGAACCGCCTGAACAGGCCCGAGGTCAACATCATCACCATCGAGGACCCGGTAGAGTACCAGCTCAGCGGCATCAGCCAGGTGCAGATCAACCCCAAGGCCGGCCTCACCTTTGCCACGGGCCTGCGGGCGTTCCTGCGGCAGGACCCCGACATCATCATGGTGGGCGAGATCCGCGACGAGGAGACCGCGCGCATCGCCATCCACGCCGCGCTCACCGGCCACCTGGTGCTCTCGACGCTGCACACCAACGACGCGCCCGGGGCCGTCGTGCGGCTGGTGGACATGGGCATCGAGCCCTTCCTGGCGGCGTCGTCGGTGATCGGGGTAGTGGCGCAGCGCCTGGTGCGCGTGCTGTGTCCGCACTGCCGCGAGCCCCGGACCCCACCACCGGAAGTCGTGGCGCGCTACGGGCTGGCCGCCCCGGGAGCCCCGCCGCCTGTGATCTACACCGCCCGCGGCTGCGAGCTGTGCAACCACCTGGGCTACCGGGGCCGGGTGGGGCTGTTCGAGATCATGGTGATGGACGACGCGCTGCGGGCGCTGGTGGTCAAGCAGGCCCCGGCCGACGTCCTCAAGCGGCAGGCGGTGGCCAACGGCATGCGCACGCTCCAGCAGGACGGGGTGGCCAAAGTCCTGGCGGGCGCCACGTCCCTGGAAGAGATGCTCCGGGTCGTGTTCGTCGAGTAG